In a single window of the Bacteroidota bacterium genome:
- the hutH gene encoding histidine ammonia-lyase: MSVYKINSKIDFKTIQKIIAEKKTLALSDESKKKIIKCREYLDKKIKSSKESIYGINTGFGALYNKTIPEKDLEKLQENLVMSHACGLGDEIPQEIVKLMMLLKIQGLSYGYSGVSVELVERLLEFYNQEVIPVIYTQGSLGASGDLSPLAHLSLPLIGKGEVYFEGKKQSAESVLKKLKLAPLKFKSKEALALLNGTQFMSAYGVWILIKAKHLADCADVVGAISLDAFDCRHEPFKEIIHKVRAHAGQMTVAKKIKKLLDGSQLIKRKKEHVQDPYSFRCIPQVHGASRDAIEYAEKIFLTEINSVTDNPTIFPDEDEIISGGNFHGQPLAIAFDLLAIALSELGSISERRTYQLISGQRGLPPFLIANSGLNSGLMIPQYTAASIVSQNKQLCTPASVDSIVSSNGQEDHVSMGANAATKCFQVANNLEKILAIELFTSGQALEFRRPLKSSPALEKIISDYRKEVKFIREDKVMFEEIQKTISFLEKTSFSL; encoded by the coding sequence ATGAGCGTATATAAAATAAATTCCAAGATAGATTTTAAAACCATTCAGAAAATAATTGCTGAAAAGAAAACGCTTGCTTTGTCTGACGAATCAAAGAAGAAGATTATAAAATGCCGTGAGTATCTCGACAAGAAAATAAAATCCAGCAAAGAATCCATTTACGGAATCAACACTGGTTTTGGAGCGCTGTACAACAAAACCATTCCTGAAAAAGATTTAGAAAAGTTGCAGGAAAATCTTGTCATGTCTCACGCCTGTGGACTTGGCGATGAGATTCCTCAAGAGATTGTAAAACTCATGATGCTGTTGAAAATTCAGGGACTTTCTTACGGTTATTCGGGCGTTTCTGTTGAACTTGTCGAACGATTGTTAGAGTTTTATAATCAGGAAGTTATACCTGTCATATATACACAAGGTTCATTAGGTGCTTCTGGTGATCTTTCTCCTCTTGCACACCTCTCGCTTCCGCTCATCGGGAAGGGAGAAGTTTATTTTGAAGGAAAGAAACAAAGTGCAGAATCCGTTCTGAAAAAATTGAAACTTGCTCCATTAAAATTCAAATCCAAGGAAGCGCTTGCCTTGCTCAACGGAACGCAATTCATGAGCGCTTACGGAGTTTGGATTTTGATCAAAGCAAAACATCTTGCCGATTGCGCTGATGTAGTCGGAGCGATTTCGTTGGACGCTTTTGATTGTCGCCACGAACCGTTCAAAGAAATAATTCATAAAGTCCGTGCGCATGCCGGACAAATGACTGTTGCGAAGAAAATCAAAAAGCTTTTAGACGGAAGCCAACTCATTAAAAGAAAAAAGGAACATGTGCAAGACCCGTATTCCTTCCGTTGCATTCCGCAGGTACATGGAGCTTCGCGCGATGCAATTGAATATGCAGAAAAAATTTTCCTGACAGAAATAAATTCTGTTACCGATAATCCTACCATCTTCCCCGATGAAGATGAAATAATTTCCGGAGGAAATTTTCACGGACAGCCATTGGCAATCGCGTTTGATTTACTTGCCATAGCTTTATCTGAACTCGGAAGTATTTCTGAAAGAAGAACGTATCAGTTAATTTCTGGACAAAGGGGACTGCCTCCTTTCCTTATTGCGAATTCCGGTTTGAATTCAGGGTTGATGATTCCGCAGTACACAGCGGCAAGTATTGTTTCGCAGAACAAACAGCTTTGCACTCCTGCTTCAGTTGATTCCATCGTTTCTTCCAACGGGCAGGAAGACCATGTGAGCATGGGAGCGAATGCTGCAACTAAATGTTTTCAGGTAGCAAATAATCTTGAAAAGATTCTGGCTATAGAACTTTTCACTTCTGGACAGGCATTGGAATTCCGCAGACCATTAAAATCTTCCCCCGCACTCGAAAAAATAATTTCTGATTACCGAAAGGAAGTGAAGTTTATTAGAGAAGATAAAGTGATGTTTGAAGAGATTCAAAAAACTATTTCCTTTTTAGAAAAAACTTCTTTCTCCCTGTAG
- the hisS gene encoding histidine--tRNA ligase, with translation MKVSVPKGTRDFSPIEMVKRNFIFKTIREVFEKYGYQPIETPAMENTETLMGKYGDEGDKLIFKIIESGEFTSELNENLWKRFQDIIVEEEQKNIIIKLSESVARQITNILDQKEKLSKEYLLTHLSIDKFFLDLNMDPIYWYGIKNAFVGYIFARTSYFKTRPSETTEHDIRRIKYYRQIKNRIDRENQIKDDLKVCAIGSKKIKEIIRYETILRKNINPTSLSQLISKKALRYDLTVPFARYVVQHQNEITFPFKRYQIQPVWRADKPQKGRYREFYQCDADVIGSDSLMNEVEIVQIMVDVFLKLKVPFEIKFNNRKILTGMAEVFAVKDKFMDLIIAIDKYEKIGDKIYDELKEKKFSLAIIEKVKSFITQASLKDKGDRYVVFQEFFSGNETALKGFEEVKQMSEMMAVALQGYDVAILNNINHSLLLARGLNYYTGTIFEVKANDVQIGSICGGGRYDDLTGIFGLPNVSGVGISFGIDRIFDVMNELNLFDSIGLTASTTKVLLAHFGEEERKYCIGVASQLRFAGINTEIYPDVTKKIAKQFDYANKKQIPFVIVVGGDEVESGDLALKNMSSGEQEKLKIDTIISKLK, from the coding sequence ATGAAGGTTTCCGTCCCCAAAGGCACACGCGATTTTTCTCCCATCGAAATGGTGAAGCGCAATTTCATTTTCAAAACCATCCGCGAAGTTTTTGAGAAGTACGGCTACCAGCCCATTGAAACTCCTGCAATGGAGAATACAGAGACATTGATGGGAAAGTATGGAGACGAGGGGGATAAGTTGATATTTAAGATTATTGAATCCGGTGAATTCACTTCTGAGTTAAATGAAAACCTTTGGAAACGATTTCAAGATATAATTGTTGAGGAAGAACAGAAAAATATCATTATTAAATTATCTGAAAGTGTTGCGAGGCAGATTACGAATATATTAGATCAGAAAGAAAAGCTGTCTAAGGAGTATCTTCTAACTCATTTATCTATAGATAAGTTCTTTTTAGACTTGAATATGGATCCCATTTATTGGTATGGTATTAAAAATGCTTTTGTTGGGTATATATTTGCAAGGACAAGTTATTTTAAAACGAGACCCTCTGAAACTACAGAACATGATATTAGAAGAATTAAGTATTATAGACAAATAAAGAATCGTATTGACAGGGAAAATCAGATTAAGGACGATCTTAAAGTATGTGCGATTGGAAGTAAAAAAATTAAAGAAATAATTAGGTACGAGACTATCCTTCGTAAAAATATTAATCCAACAAGTCTTTCTCAGTTAATTTCAAAAAAAGCCCTTCGTTATGATTTAACAGTTCCCTTTGCTCGGTACGTTGTTCAGCATCAGAATGAAATTACTTTTCCTTTCAAACGCTACCAGATACAGCCTGTTTGGCGTGCTGACAAACCTCAGAAAGGACGCTACCGTGAATTTTATCAGTGCGATGCCGATGTAATTGGAAGTGATTCTTTGATGAATGAAGTGGAGATAGTGCAGATAATGGTTGATGTTTTTTTGAAATTGAAAGTGCCATTTGAAATAAAATTTAACAATAGAAAAATCTTAACAGGTATGGCGGAAGTTTTTGCTGTGAAGGATAAGTTCATGGATTTAATAATAGCCATTGATAAGTACGAAAAAATAGGAGATAAAATTTATGATGAGCTAAAAGAAAAGAAATTTAGTTTAGCCATAATTGAGAAGGTAAAAAGTTTTATTACACAGGCGTCATTAAAAGATAAAGGCGATAGGTATGTTGTGTTTCAAGAATTTTTTAGTGGCAATGAAACCGCCTTGAAAGGTTTCGAAGAAGTTAAGCAGATGAGTGAGATGATGGCTGTTGCATTGCAAGGATATGATGTAGCTATACTCAATAATATCAATCATAGTCTTCTTTTAGCTCGTGGTTTAAATTATTATACTGGAACTATCTTCGAAGTAAAAGCAAACGATGTTCAGATAGGAAGCATCTGCGGTGGCGGTCGCTACGATGACCTTACAGGAATTTTCGGCTTGCCCAACGTTTCAGGTGTTGGAATTTCATTCGGTATCGATAGAATATTTGATGTAATGAACGAACTGAATCTGTTTGACAGCATTGGTCTGACTGCTTCCACCACAAAAGTTTTGCTCGCCCACTTCGGAGAAGAGGAAAGAAAATATTGTATTGGCGTTGCTTCACAGCTTCGCTTTGCAGGAATCAATACAGAGATTTACCCTGATGTCACCAAGAAGATTGCCAAGCAGTTTGATTATGCAAATAAAAAACAAATTCCGTTTGTGATTGTAGTTGGTGGCGATGAAGTGGAATCGGGAGACCTTGCTTTGAAGAACATGTCGAGTGGAGAGCAGGAGAAATTAAAAATCGATACAATTATTTCAAAACTGAAATGA
- a CDS encoding GxxExxY protein yields MPATVKRSDLLFPELSYQIVGCAFEVYNELGFGHHEKYYQRAYAEALKLKELKFTEQVYFPLKFKDKVIGKFYFDFLVDEKVIVELKKDNRFSKQHIDQVKGYLKVSGLKLAILINFTRTEVLYKRIINE; encoded by the coding sequence ATGCCAGCCACAGTAAAACGCTCCGATTTACTTTTTCCTGAATTGAGTTATCAGATTGTAGGTTGCGCTTTTGAAGTATATAATGAATTGGGATTTGGACACCATGAGAAATATTATCAGCGTGCCTATGCAGAAGCGTTAAAGTTGAAGGAACTGAAATTTACCGAACAGGTTTACTTTCCATTAAAGTTTAAAGATAAAGTCATCGGTAAATTTTATTTTGATTTTCTAGTTGATGAAAAAGTAATTGTAGAGTTAAAAAAAGACAATCGCTTTTCAAAACAGCACATTGACCAAGTAAAAGGATATTTGAAAGTTTCCGGGTTGAAACTGGCCATCCTAATAAACTTTACACGCACTGAAGTACTTTATAAGAGAATTATAAATGAGTAA
- the ettA gene encoding energy-dependent translational throttle protein EttA — translation MSEGRQVIFSMVNVSKTIPTNQKAILKDIYLSFYYGAKIGVLGLNGSGKSTLLKIIAGKETSYQGEIHKSPGYNIGMLDQEPELDNKKTVLEIVREGAQEHVAILKEYEEVNNLFSDPKYSAPEAMQKLIDRQARLNDLIDKHDLWNLDNRLEQAMDALRCPESDTPVKNLSGGERRRVALCRLLIQEPEILLLDEPTNHLDAESVEWLELYLKNYKGTVIAVTHDRYFLDNVAGWILELDRGEGIPWKGNYSNWLDQKAKRLQQEEKTESKRQKYLKRELEWVQKGAKGRQAKQKARLQDYEKKMGEDVKSKEDTLEIFIPNGPRLGNEVIEAKKVSKAFGDKLLYEDLNFKLPPAGIVGIIGPNGSGKTTIFRMIMGQEKADKGQFKIGPTVKIGYVDQAHTDIDPKKTVYDVISGGLDNILLGGKPMNSRAYISRFNFGGTDQGKKCGVLSGGERNRLHLALTLKSEANVLLLDEPTNDLDVNTLRALEEGLENFAGCAVIISHDRWFLDRVCTHILSFEGDSKVYWYEGSYSEYEENKKMRLGDVTPHRVRYKKLVV, via the coding sequence ATGTCAGAAGGTCGTCAGGTCATTTTCTCGATGGTGAACGTCAGCAAAACGATTCCCACCAACCAAAAAGCGATACTCAAAGATATTTATCTCTCGTTTTATTACGGGGCAAAGATTGGCGTGCTGGGTTTGAACGGCTCGGGTAAATCCACGCTGCTCAAAATCATTGCCGGTAAAGAAACAAGTTATCAGGGAGAGATTCATAAATCTCCGGGATATAATATAGGAATGCTCGATCAGGAGCCCGAACTTGACAACAAAAAAACCGTTCTCGAAATTGTGCGTGAAGGAGCGCAGGAGCATGTTGCCATTCTGAAAGAATATGAAGAAGTGAACAATCTGTTTTCAGATCCTAAGTATTCTGCACCCGAAGCCATGCAAAAGCTCATTGACAGGCAGGCGCGGTTGAATGATTTGATTGATAAGCATGATTTATGGAATCTTGATAACCGTTTGGAACAGGCTATGGATGCGTTGCGATGTCCGGAAAGCGATACGCCTGTGAAAAATCTTTCAGGCGGAGAAAGAAGAAGGGTGGCACTTTGCAGATTATTAATTCAGGAACCCGAAATTCTTTTGCTCGATGAACCCACCAACCATCTGGATGCCGAATCAGTTGAATGGCTCGAACTGTATTTGAAAAATTATAAAGGAACTGTCATTGCAGTTACGCACGACAGATATTTTCTCGACAATGTGGCAGGGTGGATTCTCGAACTGGACAGAGGAGAAGGAATTCCGTGGAAAGGAAATTATTCAAACTGGCTCGACCAGAAAGCAAAACGTTTGCAACAGGAAGAAAAAACGGAAAGCAAGCGCCAGAAATATCTGAAGCGCGAGTTGGAATGGGTACAGAAAGGTGCGAAGGGCAGGCAGGCAAAACAAAAAGCCCGCTTGCAGGATTATGAAAAGAAGATGGGCGAAGATGTGAAATCAAAAGAAGACACATTGGAAATTTTTATTCCCAACGGTCCGCGCCTCGGCAACGAAGTGATAGAAGCGAAAAAAGTTTCAAAAGCATTCGGAGATAAATTACTCTACGAAGATTTGAATTTCAAACTTCCTCCTGCGGGAATTGTGGGCATCATTGGTCCGAACGGTTCGGGAAAGACCACCATCTTCCGGATGATAATGGGGCAGGAGAAAGCCGACAAAGGACAATTTAAAATTGGTCCCACCGTGAAGATCGGTTACGTTGATCAGGCACATACCGATATTGATCCGAAGAAAACGGTGTATGATGTAATCAGCGGTGGGCTTGATAATATTTTGCTTGGGGGAAAGCCGATGAACTCGCGCGCTTATATTTCACGTTTCAACTTTGGCGGAACCGATCAGGGGAAAAAATGCGGAGTGCTTTCGGGCGGAGAACGCAATCGTTTGCATCTTGCTCTCACACTGAAATCAGAAGCAAACGTTCTTCTCCTCGATGAGCCGACAAATGATTTAGACGTGAACACGCTCCGCGCACTCGAAGAAGGATTGGAAAACTTTGCCGGCTGTGCGGTAATTATTTCTCACGATAGATGGTTTCTCGACAGAGTCTGCACACACATACTTTCTTTCGAAGGCGATTCAAAAGTATATTGGTACGAAGGAAGTTATTCTGAATACGAAGAGAATAAAAAAATGCGTCTCGGAGATGTTACACCGCATAGGGTGAGGTATAAAAAACTGGTGGTGTAG
- a CDS encoding T9SS type A sorting domain-containing protein gives MRKPLPFLFVYCLLPTAYSFSQGTWTQKADFGGTARKEAVGFSIGTKGYIGTGSDASGLIKDFWEWDQITNTWTQKISFSGTPRTGAIGFSIGTKGYIGTGEDATGTTYVLWEWNQITNIWTQKTSFGGTARKSAAAFVINTKAYIATGNATLPLQDLWEWDQATNTWTQQPSLTGTARYGSVGFSIGNKGYIAAGKTDVSTFNDFWEWNPSTYVWTQKANLPSGRGYATGFVIGGKGYVGTGNNSSGVEQQNLWEWDQFTNTWTAKTNFGGTARSSAIGFSINNYGYIGTGNASGYKNDFWEYDPNGNGITETEIENLISVYPNPTRGKANVLIRQFENLKMKGMEIYNTEGDKVFSADNFQISKSSNSQIDLSSQPSGIYFIHLNTGKGSVTKRIILSH, from the coding sequence ATGAGAAAACCTTTGCCTTTTCTTTTCGTCTATTGCCTATTGCCAACTGCCTACTCTTTCTCACAGGGAACCTGGACTCAGAAGGCGGATTTTGGAGGAACAGCAAGGAAAGAAGCCGTTGGTTTTTCTATTGGCACGAAAGGATATATCGGAACAGGATCAGATGCAAGTGGCTTGATTAAAGATTTTTGGGAATGGGATCAAATCACAAATACATGGACACAAAAAATAAGTTTTAGCGGAACACCAAGAACTGGTGCAATAGGTTTTTCCATCGGCACGAAGGGATATATCGGAACAGGCGAAGATGCGACCGGAACAACATATGTTTTGTGGGAATGGAATCAGATAACAAATATCTGGACACAGAAAACAAGTTTTGGAGGAACCGCAAGAAAATCTGCTGCTGCATTTGTTATTAACACCAAAGCATACATTGCAACAGGGAATGCAACTCTTCCATTACAGGATTTATGGGAATGGGATCAGGCAACCAATACATGGACTCAACAACCAAGTTTAACGGGAACGGCAAGGTATGGATCAGTTGGTTTTTCAATTGGAAACAAAGGATATATAGCAGCAGGGAAAACTGATGTTTCCACTTTTAACGATTTCTGGGAATGGAATCCCTCTACGTATGTATGGACACAAAAAGCAAACTTGCCTTCCGGTAGAGGATACGCAACAGGATTTGTCATTGGTGGTAAAGGATATGTTGGCACTGGGAATAATTCATCAGGTGTTGAGCAACAAAATTTATGGGAGTGGGACCAGTTTACAAATACATGGACAGCAAAAACAAATTTTGGAGGAACAGCAAGAAGCAGTGCCATAGGTTTTTCTATTAATAACTATGGATACATTGGCACAGGAAATGCAAGTGGGTATAAAAATGACTTCTGGGAATACGACCCGAACGGAAACGGAATAACTGAAACCGAAATAGAAAATTTAATTTCTGTTTATCCGAATCCAACGAGGGGAAAGGCAAATGTGCTGATTAGACAATTTGAAAATTTGAAAATGAAAGGCATGGAGATTTATAACACAGAAGGAGACAAAGTTTTTTCGGCTGATAATTTTCAAATTAGTAAATCTTCAAATTCTCAAATTGATTTATCTTCTCAGCCGAGCGGAATTTATTTCATTCATCTCAACACCGGGAAAGGAAGTGTGACAAAGCGGATTATTCTATCCCATTGA
- a CDS encoding exopolyphosphatase, producing the protein MKFAAIDIGSNALRLLITEVIENGSGVKYKQRVFIRVPVRLGEDVFLQQKISTEKTEKLIKALASFKSLIELFEVKTYMACATSAFREAENGKKIIDKIKDEVKLKAEIIDGKREAEMIYSCHVAEKLNHNKSYLYVDVGGGSTELTLFSKEKLIFSNSFPVGTVRLLYDKVSINEWEKMKEAVKEISKDISPLIAIGTGGNINKLYKLLDPGDKYIGYKKMKELYEELSDMSIEQRIKKFGFNEDRADVIVPAAKIYLSVMKWADINDIYVPKLGLADGIINLLYEKQQSS; encoded by the coding sequence TTGAAGTTTGCTGCAATAGACATCGGCTCAAACGCATTGCGTTTACTTATCACCGAAGTGATTGAAAATGGTTCCGGGGTTAAATACAAACAGCGTGTTTTCATTCGTGTGCCTGTCCGCCTTGGAGAAGATGTTTTTCTTCAGCAAAAGATTTCAACAGAGAAAACCGAAAAACTTATCAAAGCGCTTGCTTCGTTCAAATCCTTAATAGAACTTTTCGAAGTAAAGACATACATGGCTTGCGCTACTTCCGCTTTTAGGGAAGCAGAGAACGGAAAAAAGATTATTGATAAAATAAAAGATGAAGTAAAATTAAAAGCAGAAATAATTGACGGCAAACGTGAAGCAGAAATGATTTACTCCTGCCATGTAGCCGAAAAACTTAATCACAACAAATCTTATTTATATGTTGATGTAGGAGGAGGCAGCACAGAACTTACCTTGTTTTCAAAAGAAAAATTAATTTTCTCAAATTCTTTTCCTGTCGGTACCGTGCGGCTGCTTTACGATAAGGTTTCGATAAACGAGTGGGAGAAGATGAAAGAAGCCGTGAAAGAAATAAGCAAAGACATTTCTCCCCTGATTGCAATCGGAACAGGAGGTAACATCAACAAACTTTACAAACTTCTGGACCCGGGGGATAAATATATAGGATATAAAAAAATGAAAGAACTTTACGAAGAGCTTTCGGATATGAGCATTGAACAGCGCATTAAAAAATTCGGCTTTAATGAAGACCGTGCTGATGTAATTGTTCCTGCTGCTAAAATATATTTGTCAGTAATGAAATGGGCTGACATAAATGACATTTACGTTCCGAAACTTGGATTAGCAGATGGCATTATAAATTTACTGTACGAAAAACAGCAAAGTTCGTAG
- a CDS encoding RNA methyltransferase yields MEEIIVSTSNPRIKNVLKLKEKSSERKAQDLMVVEGLREIKMAKENRYEIKTLFVCDTIHQKRNKEILSNIPHLVWVSKEVFEKISYRENSDGLLALVKPNHLRLSDLKLSANPLLVILESVEKPGNLGAILRTVDAANADAVIVCDAKTDIYNPNVIRSSIGCVFSRQVIAADSDAVIKFLREKKIKSFSAALTAKQVYTKADFTKPCAIVFGTEAVGLSQTWLSFAEQIKIPMLGKIDSLNVSASCAVIVYEVVRQRSSSQSPS; encoded by the coding sequence ATGGAAGAGATTATCGTAAGCACATCCAATCCGAGAATAAAAAATGTTCTGAAGCTGAAAGAAAAATCTTCAGAGCGGAAAGCACAGGATTTGATGGTGGTGGAAGGGCTGAGAGAAATAAAGATGGCAAAGGAAAATCGCTATGAAATAAAAACTCTTTTTGTCTGCGACACTATCCATCAAAAAAGAAACAAAGAGATACTTTCAAACATTCCACATCTCGTGTGGGTAAGCAAAGAGGTTTTTGAAAAAATATCGTATCGTGAAAACTCAGACGGGCTGCTTGCGCTTGTCAAACCCAACCATCTTCGGCTTTCTGATTTAAAGCTTTCAGCAAATCCACTCCTTGTAATTCTTGAATCGGTGGAGAAGCCCGGAAACCTTGGAGCGATTCTCCGCACGGTGGATGCGGCAAATGCGGATGCGGTGATTGTGTGCGATGCGAAAACAGATATTTATAATCCAAACGTAATTCGCTCCAGCATAGGTTGTGTTTTCTCCAGGCAGGTGATTGCAGCAGATTCCGATGCAGTGATAAAATTTCTGCGGGAGAAAAAGATAAAATCATTTTCAGCAGCGCTAACGGCAAAGCAGGTTTACACAAAAGCAGATTTCACAAAACCCTGCGCCATTGTTTTCGGAACCGAAGCCGTTGGGCTTTCACAAACATGGCTTTCATTTGCTGAACAGATTAAAATTCCGATGCTTGGTAAAATAGATTCGCTGAATGTATCTGCCAGTTGCGCGGTGATTGTTTATGAAGTGGTGAGGCAGAGGAGTAGCAGCCAAAGCCCATCCTAA
- a CDS encoding UbiA family prenyltransferase, with protein sequence MIKNYLSLVKFSHTIFAMPFAVIGFFLGLADSSPLLEERGLRGEAKLFFLVILCMVFARSSAMAFNRWADNKYDKENMRTKIREIPSGIISSGNALAFVITNCILFIVTAFFINRICFFLSPVALAVILGYSYTKRFTPLCHLILGLGLSLAPLGAFLAVTGEFRLLPLLYSFVVLFWVSGFDIIYALQDEEFDRSQNLKSIPVLLGKKNALMLSRILHLVSASIVLFAGYFAGFHLWYWIGSVLFISLLIYQHTLVKPNDLRKVNLAFFTTNGIASVVFAVFFLLELYL encoded by the coding sequence ATGATTAAAAATTATCTTTCGCTTGTAAAGTTCAGCCACACTATTTTCGCAATGCCTTTTGCAGTGATTGGATTTTTTCTTGGGCTGGCTGATTCTTCCCCTCTCCTTGAGGAGAGGGGACTGAGGGGTGAGGCGAAACTATTTTTCCTCGTAATCCTCTGCATGGTCTTTGCGCGCAGTTCCGCCATGGCATTCAACCGCTGGGCGGATAATAAATATGACAAAGAAAACATGCGGACAAAAATCCGTGAGATACCAAGCGGGATTATTTCTTCAGGCAATGCGTTAGCGTTTGTAATCACAAACTGCATTCTTTTCATTGTTACTGCTTTCTTCATCAACCGGATTTGTTTTTTTCTTTCACCGGTTGCTCTTGCAGTAATTCTTGGCTACAGCTATACAAAACGATTCACTCCGCTTTGTCATTTAATATTAGGATTGGGATTATCGCTTGCTCCTCTCGGAGCTTTTCTTGCTGTGACAGGAGAATTCAGATTGCTTCCTCTACTCTACTCTTTTGTGGTTTTATTCTGGGTAAGCGGATTTGATATTATCTATGCTTTGCAGGACGAAGAGTTTGACCGCTCGCAAAATCTGAAATCAATTCCTGTTTTGCTGGGAAAGAAAAATGCGCTGATGCTTTCAAGAATCCTTCACCTGGTTTCTGCTTCAATTGTATTGTTCGCAGGATACTTTGCGGGATTTCATCTTTGGTATTGGATTGGTTCTGTCCTCTTTATTTCACTTCTCATCTATCAGCATACTCTTGTTAAACCAAATGATCTGCGAAAAGTAAATCTGGCGTTCTTCACCACGAACGGAATCGCAAGTGTGGTGTTTGCGGTTTTCTTTCTTCTAGAACTTTACTTGTGA
- a CDS encoding TerC family protein has translation MDLAQNFQELFSVHAVISMLTLTVLEIVLGIDNIIFIAIVAGKLPDRKDQRKARGAGLSLALLMRIALLFSITWVIGLKDPLFYISDFGATGRDLILFSGGVFLLIKTTIEIHNKMEGRDEEGMNIKKIALNAIIMQIVFIDIIFSFDSILTAVGLVSNVLIMIGAVIIAMIIMLWFSEIVSDFINKHPTIKMLALAFLLMIGMVLILDSFHYHVPKQYIYVSMLFSLLVEGLNMRVRSKRAKRDTHK, from the coding sequence ATGGACTTAGCGCAGAACTTTCAGGAACTTTTTTCGGTGCATGCAGTCATCAGCATGCTCACGCTTACCGTGCTTGAGATAGTACTTGGGATAGATAATATTATTTTCATCGCGATTGTAGCAGGAAAACTTCCAGACAGAAAAGATCAGCGAAAAGCGAGAGGAGCAGGGTTATCGCTTGCCCTTTTAATGAGGATTGCGCTTTTGTTCAGCATCACCTGGGTGATAGGTTTGAAAGACCCATTGTTTTATATCAGTGATTTTGGCGCAACAGGACGTGACCTGATTTTATTTTCTGGTGGAGTTTTTCTTCTTATTAAAACCACCATTGAAATTCACAATAAGATGGAAGGGCGCGATGAAGAAGGAATGAACATTAAGAAAATTGCGTTGAATGCTATCATCATGCAGATAGTTTTCATAGATATTATTTTTTCATTTGATTCGATTTTAACAGCAGTGGGATTAGTGAGCAATGTTCTTATAATGATTGGTGCAGTAATTATTGCCATGATCATCATGCTTTGGTTTTCTGAAATAGTAAGCGACTTTATCAATAAACATCCAACCATCAAAATGCTTGCGCTTGCGTTCCTGCTTATGATAGGCATGGTATTGATTCTTGATTCTTTCCATTACCATGTGCCAAAGCAGTATATATATGTATCCATGTTGTTCTCTCTGCTGGTGGAAGGATTAAATATGAGAGTTAGAAGCAAGAGAGCAAAGCGAGACACTCACAAGTAA
- a CDS encoding PadR family transcriptional regulator, producing MDIENTQAQMRKGVLEFCILATLTNGDAYPTEIIEKMKDAKLVVVEGTLYPLLTRLKNMGLLSYRWEESTSGPPRKYYKLTPVGKQFLKELETNWEDLVKSVNKITK from the coding sequence ATGGACATTGAAAACACACAGGCGCAGATGAGGAAAGGAGTCCTGGAGTTTTGCATTCTTGCCACACTCACGAACGGGGACGCATACCCGACCGAGATCATTGAAAAGATGAAAGATGCAAAACTCGTAGTGGTGGAAGGAACTCTCTATCCCCTGCTCACACGCCTTAAAAACATGGGGCTGCTCAGCTATCGCTGGGAAGAATCCACATCCGGACCACCGCGCAAATACTACAAACTAACTCCTGTTGGAAAACAATTCCTGAAAGAATTGGAAACGAACTGGGAAGACCTTGTAAAATCAGTAAACAAAATCACAAAATAA